The segment CGATCGACAAGTCCAGCGCCGTCGACACCACGGCCGCACTCCTGTGGGGCGGATTGGCGGGCGTCCCGAAGCTGCAGGCCGAGCGCGACGCCGCTGCCGAGTAACGGCCGTCAGGCCATCTCCCGGTACACCCGGGTCTCGAACTCCAGCGCCGCAGCCATGGCGGCCGGGTCAGCGAAGGGCAGCACCTGCGTGCCCCACACGCCGGCGACGTCGGCGGTGCGGTCGATCCAGAAGTAGATGTTGGCGAGGCCCGCCCACCCGAGCGAACCCGCGCTGCGTCCGGTCGGGGCGGCCTCGTCGTTCACCAGGAACGTGTACGCCCACGACTTCGACTGTCCGGGAAAGAACTCGGCATCGTGTGTGACGACCGGGTCCACGCCGTGGAGCTTCGTGACGTGAACACCGTCGGCCAGGCCGTTCCGCGCGGCCCAGGCGACCGTCTCCGCGCTCAGCACGCGACCGTTGTCGCCGACGCCGTCGCGCAGCCACATCTGCAGGAAGCGCGCGTAGTCGTCGACGGTGGAGTAGAGCCCCTGCCCGCCCATCTGCACTTCGGGCTGCTGCGGCATCACGATGCGCGTCGACTTCAACGCGTCGCCTCGCCGGAGATGCACCGTGGCCCGGCGCGACTCCATGTCGTCGGTGAGGACGAAGCCCGAGCTCGCCATGCCGAGCGGAGCGAAGACGCGGTCGCGGAGCATCTGCTCGAGGCGTGCGCCGCGGACGGCTTCGACCACCAGGCCGGCCCAGTCCATGCTGGTGCCGTAGTTCCATCGGGTGCCGGGTTCGAAGAGGATCGGCGTCGTCAGCGACGCCTTCTGGGCGGTGACCGGGTCCGGGTAGCGACCGTCCTTCACGAGCCGCTGATAGTCGGCGTCGAAGAACGGGTATGCGAATCCCGCGGTGTGCAGGAGCAGCATCCGCGTGGTGATCGGCGTCGACACCGAACGGGTCAGCGGCGCACCGTCGGCGTCGAATCCGTCGAGGACCTCGATCTCACCGATCTCGGGCACGTACTCCGCTGCCGGGGCGTCGAGGTCGAGCAGGCCGTCGTCGACGCACTGCAGCACCGCGGTGCCGGTCAGCGGTTTGGACGCCGAGTACAGCGCGATCACCGTGTCGGTGGTCATCGGCGCAGCGCCGTCGGGTTCCGCGCCGCCGAGGGCACGGACTCCGGCCGCACCCGAGTACTCGACGCCGTGCGAACGCACCACCGCGGCCGCGACGCCGGGAACCCGCGTGGAGTCGGGGCCGTGAACGGCGGCGGCCAGCAGACCGTCGAGCCGGTCCATGAGGAGGTCCTCTCTCAGGCGGCGCCGAAACCGACGCGACGGCTCTCCGCGCTGCCGACCTCGATGTAGGCGATCTTCGCCGCGGGGACCAGGACGCGCGCGCCCTTGTCGTCGGTCAGGGCCAGCACGGAGTCGGTTCCGTCGAGCGCCCGCTGGGCGGCCGCATACACGTCGTCGGCCTTGTCTGCCGAGGTGAAGGCGAGTTCGCGGGGGCTGTTCTCGATACCGATCTTGACGTCAACGCTCATGCGCTAGATCCTACCGTCACGCGAGCGACAGGTCGGCCATGCGCTGCGAATGACGCGCGGCCATGTTGTCGAAGAAACCCGCGGCGTTGTTGAGGGTGGCGGTGCCGTCGAACAGCAGGGCCATCACCTCCTCCTCTTCGGCCAGCACCCACTGCATGTGGGTGATCGCCTCGCCGAGCAGACGACGACCCCACAGCACCAGCGGCGACGCGATCGCCGGATCGGCGGCGACGGCCGCGCGCACCTGGTCGACGGCGAACTGCGACGATCCGGTCTCGGCCATCACCGATTTCATCGTCGGGCGCACCTCCTCCGGGAGGACGTCGGCCATCTCGGCGTAGAAGTCGGCGGCCAGACCGTCGCCGACGTGCATCTTGACCAGCACCTCGAGCCAGGAGGTCGGCATCGTGACGCGGTGGTACTCGTCGAAGACCTTGGTGTGCGAGGCGACAGCCTGGTCGGGATCGCCGCCGCCGGCGCGGATCTGCTCCGACAGCACCTCGAAGTGCCCCATCTCCACCGCGATGAGGCGCGCGATGGCCACGCGATCGGCCGTCGTCGGCGCCATCGCCGACTCCTCGATGAGTCGATAGCAGGCGGCGAACTCTCCCGCGAGGAGGACTTCGTAGAGCTTCGTGACAGCGGCAGAGTTGTTCGACATGCCAGTCAGAGTAGGCAAGGCGCTACACTGAGGGCCAGGCATGTCGCCTTTCCGCCCGACGAAGTCACACTTCTCGGTCCCTCGCACACCGTTGCGGAGGGGTTTGCGAGCGACGTGTCAGACCTTGAGCGCGCACCTGCGAACGGCTTCTTCAGCCCGGTCCGCCCGAGGGGCCTACAGTACGGGACCCCGCGGATCCTCTTGTGTGCGTGCATGAACACCGCGAGAGGCTTGAACAACATAATGACCACGAACACCACGGTGGACGGCTCCGCCGAAGGCCACGACGTCCAGACCACGATCGTCGCCGAGGACCATGCGGCACCCACCTTCGCCGAACTCGGCGTCCACCCGTCGATCGTCGCCGCACTCGACGCCGACGGCAAGACCCACACCTTCGCCATTCAGGAGCTGACCCTCCCCCTCGCCCTCGCCGGCTCCGATCTCATCGGTCAGGCGCGCACCGGCATGGGCAAGACCTACGGCTTCGGCGTTCCGCTGATGCATCGTCTGATCACCGCGGAGACCTCGGGCCTGCGCGCCCTGGACAACACCCCGCGCGCCCTCATCATCGTCCCGACCCGCGAACTGTGCGTCCAGGTCACCGAGGACCTGGAGACCGCCGCGAAGGGCGTCAACGTCTCCCTCGCCGACGGCACCGAGCGCGCACTGAAGATCACGTCGATCTACGGCGGCCGCCCGTACGAGCACCAGATCGAGGAGCTCGAGGCCGGCGTCGACATCGTCGTCGGCACCCCCGGACGTCTGCTCGACCTGGCTCAGCGCGGCAACCTGGTCCTCGGCAAGGTCGCGGTCCTGGTCCTCGACGAGGCCGACGAGATGCTCGACCTCGGCTTCCTCCCCGACATCGAGCGCATCATGGGCGCCCTGCCCGCGGACCGGCAGACGATGCTCTTCTCTGCCACCATGCCGGGCCCGATCGTCACGCTCGCACGCACCTTCCTGCACAAGCCGACGCACATCCGCGCCGAGCACGCCAACGACTCCGCCGTGCACGAGCGCACCACCCAGTTCGTCTACCGAGCGCACGCGCTCGACAAGGCCGAGCTGGTGGCCCGCGTCCTGCAGGCCGACGGCCGAGGCGCGACGATGGTCTTCACCCGCACCAAGCGCACCGCCCAGAAGGTGGCCGACGACCTCGCCGAGCGCGGCTTCTCCGTGGGCGCCGTGCACGGCGACCTGGGCCAGGTGGCCCGCGAGAAGGCGCTGAACAAGTTCCGCGAGGGCAAGATCGACATCCTGGTCGCCACCGACGTCGCGGCCCGCGGCATCGACGTCGACGACGTCACCCACGTCATCAACTACCAGTGCCCGGACGACGAGAAGAACTACGTCCACCGCATCGGCCGCACCGGTCGTGCCGGTCGCAACGGCATCGCGATCACCCTCGTCGATTGGGACGAGCTGCACCGCTGGAGCCTCATCGACAAGGCCCTCAAGCTCGGCATGCCGGAGCCGGTCGAGACGTACTCCACCTCCGATCACCTCCGCGAGGACCTCGGCATCCCCGAGGACGCCACCGGCCGCATCGGTGCCCCGACCCGCTCGGAGGGCCGCCGTGAGCCGCGTGAGCCGCGCACCGATCGTCCGAAGCGCACGCGGCGCCGCACCCGCGGCGGCAAGGCCGCCGACGGCTCGGCGAAGCCCGTGACCGTCTCCGCAGGCCCGGCCGACAAGTCCGACGTCGAGCCGAAGGCCGACGGGGAGGCCACCGCCTCGCGTCCGCGCCGTCGTCGTCGCCGTCGCAGCGGCGGCAAGTCCGCCGAGGGCGCCACCGCACCGGCCGCCACCTCGGCCGCCACCGAATAGTTTTTCGCCCGAGCCGATTTCGCATACCCTCGCGAGAATGGGACGGATCAAACCGGAACGCCGCACCCGCACCGACCTCATCGTGACGGCCCTCATCGTCGTCGCAGTGGTCGTGGCGGGTGTCGCCGTCTGGTGGACCAGCAGCGCACGCCAGAGTCGTCTGGAGCCGGCGACGCAGCCGGCACCGGTGCAGTTGCCCGCCGAGAACGTCCCGAGGACGGTCGGCGTCAAATGGTCGGCGCGTTCCGACGTGACGTCGGTCCCGCAGATCACCCGCGACACCGTCGTCACAGCCGCCGACGGCGTCGTCACGGCGCACGACGTCGACGGCGGGCAGGTGTGGCAGTACCGTCGTGCGGCACCGCTCTGCGCCGCGGCCGCGGGCTGGCCGGGCGGCGACAACAGTGTCCTGGCCGTGTACCGGAACAACCGCGGCTGCAGTGAGGTGACCTCGCTGCGCGCGTTGGACGGCGGCCGTCACGGTGCCCGCACCAGCGACGCCGACGACACGGTCGAACTATCGATCGGCACCGACTACGCCCTGCTGTACGGACCCACGCGTCTGGAGACGTGGGGCGCCAACCTGGTGCGCGGGATCGAGTACGGCCGCGTGGACGCCCCGGTGAACCCCGACGTCTCGCCCGCACGCACCCACTGCCGCCTCTATTCGGCCCTCTCCGGCGCCGACCGCGTCGCTGTGGTGGAACGCTGCGACGACGACCACGGCTACCGCCTGTCGGTCTTCAGCTCCGACCAGACCAGCGACGAGAAGATCCGCCAGTGGGGATCGACGATGCTCACCACGTCCGCGCGCGGTCCCGCTCCCCGCATCATCGCCGCGACCGACACCACCATCGCCGTGTACGACGGCGGCGCGGATCCGACCGGCACCGTCGGCGGGCCCGTCGGCCCCCGGATCCGGCTGTTCACCCCGCAGGCCGAGTCGACCGGCGAGCATCCCGTCGCCGGCGATCCCGGCGCCCCCGAACGGAGCCGTCCGATCAACGATCAGGGCGTGATCTCGTTCTGGACCGGCAAGGCGACCGTCGTCCTCAATGCGAGCAACGGCGCCCCGATCTTCCAGGTCGCCGACGCGATCGGTCCCGGCTCGGTGATGGCCGGTCAGCTCCTGGTGCCGATGCCGGGGACCATCAGCGTCCGCCGCGTGTACGACGGCCACGAGGAGTTCACGATCCCCGTCGACCGCGGCGACGTCGTGGGCCCGGTGTCGCTCCGCGTCCTGGGCGACACGATCATCGAGCAGCGCGGCACCGAGCTGGTCGCGCTGCGCTGACGCGCCGACCGCTCCCCGTACGACCTCGCGCCCCGTACGACCTCGCGGCTACGAGACCTCGAGCTCGTAGGTGCGGACGTCAGCGCCGTTCCAGGACTCCCACAGGTTGTCGGCGAGCTCCCGGTAGGCGGTGGCGCCCTTGTTCTTGCGTCCGTGCATCACCGACGAGCCCGACGCGGACGCCTCCGCGAAGCGGACGGTCCGCGGGATCGGCGGCGCGAGCACCGGGATCGAGTAGCGGTCGGTGACATCGGCGAGGACATCGCGGCTGTGCGTGGTGCGGGCGTCGAACAGGGTGGCCACCGCACCGACCATCTCCAGGTTCGGGTTGGTGATCTGCTGGACCTCGGTGACGGTGCGCAGCAGTTGCCCCACGCCCCGGTGGGCCAGGGTCTCGCACTGCAGCGGGACCACCACCTGGTCGGCGGCCGTCAGCCCGTTGAGCGTGAGGACGCCGAGCGACGGCGGGCAGTCGATGATGATCACGTCGTAGTCCTGCGCCACCTCGGCCAGCGCCCGCTTGAGGGCGTACTCGCGGCCGGGTCGCATCAGCAGCAGTGCTTCGGCGCCCGCGAGGTCGATGGTGGCAGGCAGCAGCGTCACATCGTCTTCGGTGTCCAGCAGCACGTCGGCGATGTCCTCCGCGCCGATCAGCACGTCGTGCACCGACTTCGACAGCTGGTCGGGGTCGTGCCCGAGCGAGAAGGTGAGGCTGCCTTGCGGATCGAGGTCGACGACGAGGACGGAGACGTCCTTCTCGGCGAGGGCTGCGCCGACAGACGCGGTGGTGGTGGTCTTCGCCACCCCACCTTTCTGATTCGCGATGGCAAGGGT is part of the Gordonia phthalatica genome and harbors:
- a CDS encoding ParA family protein, translating into MTRTLAIANQKGGVAKTTTTASVGAALAEKDVSVLVVDLDPQGSLTFSLGHDPDQLSKSVHDVLIGAEDIADVLLDTEDDVTLLPATIDLAGAEALLLMRPGREYALKRALAEVAQDYDVIIIDCPPSLGVLTLNGLTAADQVVVPLQCETLAHRGVGQLLRTVTEVQQITNPNLEMVGAVATLFDARTTHSRDVLADVTDRYSIPVLAPPIPRTVRFAEASASGSSVMHGRKNKGATAYRELADNLWESWNGADVRTYELEVS
- a CDS encoding DUF3107 domain-containing protein, producing MSVDVKIGIENSPRELAFTSADKADDVYAAAQRALDGTDSVLALTDDKGARVLVPAAKIAYIEVGSAESRRVGFGAA
- a CDS encoding DEAD/DEAH box helicase, with translation MTTNTTVDGSAEGHDVQTTIVAEDHAAPTFAELGVHPSIVAALDADGKTHTFAIQELTLPLALAGSDLIGQARTGMGKTYGFGVPLMHRLITAETSGLRALDNTPRALIIVPTRELCVQVTEDLETAAKGVNVSLADGTERALKITSIYGGRPYEHQIEELEAGVDIVVGTPGRLLDLAQRGNLVLGKVAVLVLDEADEMLDLGFLPDIERIMGALPADRQTMLFSATMPGPIVTLARTFLHKPTHIRAEHANDSAVHERTTQFVYRAHALDKAELVARVLQADGRGATMVFTRTKRTAQKVADDLAERGFSVGAVHGDLGQVAREKALNKFREGKIDILVATDVAARGIDVDDVTHVINYQCPDDEKNYVHRIGRTGRAGRNGIAITLVDWDELHRWSLIDKALKLGMPEPVETYSTSDHLREDLGIPEDATGRIGAPTRSEGRREPREPRTDRPKRTRRRTRGGKAADGSAKPVTVSAGPADKSDVEPKADGEATASRPRRRRRRRSGGKSAEGATAPAATSAATE
- a CDS encoding ferritin-like fold-containing protein is translated as MSNNSAAVTKLYEVLLAGEFAACYRLIEESAMAPTTADRVAIARLIAVEMGHFEVLSEQIRAGGGDPDQAVASHTKVFDEYHRVTMPTSWLEVLVKMHVGDGLAADFYAEMADVLPEEVRPTMKSVMAETGSSQFAVDQVRAAVAADPAIASPLVLWGRRLLGEAITHMQWVLAEEEEVMALLFDGTATLNNAAGFFDNMAARHSQRMADLSLA
- a CDS encoding serine hydrolase domain-containing protein, which produces MDRLDGLLAAAVHGPDSTRVPGVAAAVVRSHGVEYSGAAGVRALGGAEPDGAAPMTTDTVIALYSASKPLTGTAVLQCVDDGLLDLDAPAAEYVPEIGEIEVLDGFDADGAPLTRSVSTPITTRMLLLHTAGFAYPFFDADYQRLVKDGRYPDPVTAQKASLTTPILFEPGTRWNYGTSMDWAGLVVEAVRGARLEQMLRDRVFAPLGMASSGFVLTDDMESRRATVHLRRGDALKSTRIVMPQQPEVQMGGQGLYSTVDDYARFLQMWLRDGVGDNGRVLSAETVAWAARNGLADGVHVTKLHGVDPVVTHDAEFFPGQSKSWAYTFLVNDEAAPTGRSAGSLGWAGLANIYFWIDRTADVAGVWGTQVLPFADPAAMAAALEFETRVYREMA